From a region of the Pogona vitticeps strain Pit_001003342236 chromosome 7, PviZW2.1, whole genome shotgun sequence genome:
- the VKORC1L1 gene encoding vitamin K epoxide reductase complex subunit 1-like protein 1 — protein sequence MAAPVLLRVSVPRWERAARYAVCLAGIALSLYACHLEREKGRDLHYRALCDLSERVRCSAAIASRWGRGFGLLGSIFGKDSTINQPNSVFGLVFYILQMLLGMTASAVAALVLMMSSIASVIGSLYLAYILYFVLKEFCLVCILTYLLNFILFIINYKRLVYLNEAWKRQLPPKQD from the exons ATGGCGGCGCCCGTCCTGCTGCGAGTCTCGGTGCCGCGCTGGGAGCGGGCGGCCCGTTACGCCGTGTGCCTGGCCGGCATCGCCCTCTCGCTCTACGCCTGTCACCTGGAGCGCGAGAAGGGCCGCGACCTCCATTACCGGGCCCTCTGTGACCTCAGCGAGCGCGTCCGCTGTTCCGCCGCCATCGCCTCCAG ATGGGGTCGAGGTTTTGGCCTGCTTGGCTCTATTTTTGGAAAAGACAGTACAATAAACCAACCGAACAGCGTCTTCGGCCTTGTGTTTTATATACTACAGATGTTACTTG gtATGACAGCGAGTGCAGTGGCGGCGCTAGTCCTCATGATGTCCTCCATTGCATCCGTAATAGGATCCTTATACCTGGCCTACATCCTGTATTTCGTGCTGAAGGAATTCTGCCTTGTCTGCATCCTGACGTACTTGCTGAACTTCATTCTCTTTATCATCAACTACAAACGACTAGTTTACTTGAACGAAGCCTGGAAACGGCAGCTTCCCCCGAAACAGGATTAA
- the NUPR2 gene encoding nuclear protein 2, giving the protein MKRPRSRSRSALAAAAAQEEGPAPPGGSDSDCRGEEEEREERLRERAGRSGPRGPGSGGKGRSRRERELRTNWRVPAGHERKIAAKIRATRAKRRRQQRPGAGPRSSPNKVAESVDS; this is encoded by the coding sequence ATGAAGCGGCCGCGGAGCCGCTCGAGGTCCGCGCTGGCGGCGGCAGCGGCCCAGGAGGAGGGCCCGGCGCCCCCTGGCGGCTCAGACTCGGACTGccggggagaggaagaggagcgcGAGGAGCGGCTGCGGGAGCGCGCCGGGCGAAGCGGCCCGCGCGGCCCCGGCTCGGGAGGGAAGGGGCGCAGCCGCCGAGAGCGGGAGCTTCGCACCAACTGGAGGGTCCCCGCCGGGCACGAGCGCAAGATCGCCGCCAAGATCCGCGCCACCCGGGCCAAGCGACGGCGGCAGCAGCGCCCGGGAGCCGGACCCCGATCCTCTCCCAACAAG